A window of Roseovarius sp. M141 genomic DNA:
AAATATAAGAAAATAGCTCTCCTATAAGAAAGCTTTCCTACGTTTCTGCGATTTTCTTCAAACGATGACGTCGCCGGTGATGCGTCAGACTTCAAGGCCAATGCTCCCGATCTTTCACATGGGCATTTGGAGCATCTGTTGGCAATCTGACGGATGCCTGAAATCCAGAAGTTTCACCGGGACGTGGTGACTGGAGCAAGAGAGAGGTTTCGATCCGTTCTGCGATGGCTGAGACGATAGCGAGGCCAAGCCCGCTACCATCAGTTTTTGCATCTGCCCTCTCGAAGCGCCCTGTCAGGCGTTCGAGTGTTTGGGTTGCTACCGCGGGGCCCTCGTTCGCCACGATCAACTGCCCGTCGCTCGTGAGTGTAACCTCGACTGGGGCATTCTGCGCCCCGTGGCGTAGGGCGTTTTCCATCAGATTCCGGCACAGAATTCCCAATGCGTCGGGGTCGATATCAGACAAGACAGGCGTGTCCGGCAAGTTCAACATAAGGCGCCCGTTCTCTGTGCTGCGCGCAATATCTTCCACCACGACCCGAGTGATGGTTCTGACATCAGCGCTCTGGTCCATCCGAAGTCTACCGCCTTCCGCCCGCGCAAGCTGCAGGAGACGTTCGGACAGCCGAGCGAGACGCTTGAGCGTCGCCTCGATCTCGGCGGCGCGCGCGTCGATGGTCGGATCTTTGGTCTCTGACCGCAGTCGCTGCGCCTGGGCGATAGCGCCCGCCAATGGTGTCCTTAGTTCATGAGCCGCATTGGCTGCAAAACTTCGCTCAGCCTCGAACGCGTCGCGCAGCCGAGCCAAAAGGCTGTTCAAGGTTGCAGCCAGCGGTCCGATTTCTGTCGGCAGGTCGGCCGCGGGTACTTCTGACAGGTCGCGCACGCCGCGCGCTTCAAGCCGCGTACGGAACCGATGGAGAGGGGCGAGGCTAAAGCGCACAGCGAGAATAATCGACGCGAGCGCCAACGGCAGCACAACCAGCAGCGGCAGGCCGAGGCTCATCTGGATTTCCCGAGCAACCGAAGCGCGATGCGTCAACGGTTCGGCCACGGTGATGCTGATCGTCCCCTGGAGCGCCGCGTCGCTGTAGAGGCGATGTGTGGCGTTCTGCCCAAATCCC
This region includes:
- a CDS encoding ATP-binding protein, which encodes MMWPSSLQVRLGLSLGLVLTILWLAAATVTAVIVRGEMDEVFDSALRETAERILPLAVTDIVGREDQGVTQRLAPIREHDEFFTYIVRDAEGRILLQSHAADPAVFPPYDGPGFGQNATHRLYSDAALQGTISITVAEPLTHRASVAREIQMSLGLPLLVVLPLALASIILAVRFSLAPLHRFRTRLEARGVRDLSEVPAADLPTEIGPLAATLNSLLARLRDAFEAERSFAANAAHELRTPLAGAIAQAQRLRSETKDPTIDARAAEIEATLKRLARLSERLLQLARAEGGRLRMDQSADVRTITRVVVEDIARSTENGRLMLNLPDTPVLSDIDPDALGILCRNLMENALRHGAQNAPVEVTLTSDGQLIVANEGPAVATQTLERLTGRFERADAKTDGSGLGLAIVSAIAERIETSLLLQSPRPGETSGFQASVRLPTDAPNAHVKDREHWP